From one Prochlorococcus marinus str. MIT 0912 genomic stretch:
- a CDS encoding aminotransferase class V-fold PLP-dependent enzyme yields the protein MSPILFKDNMPALQNKDYFNYGGQGPLPTQSLNAITSSWETIQKLGPFTNNVWPYITKEVIATKNLLAEICAIHPKRIALTENVTSGCVLPLLGLPFSDGDNLLLSDCEHPGIVAACKELARKKNLTIAILPVSKLCNGNDKKDETYNEVLKLIDEYLQKNTKLVVLSHLLWNTGQIMPIKLISKKLKEHLSKPYLLVDAAQSFSHIPIKDACNHADIYAFTGHKWAYGPEGLGAVALSTRVLEESSPTLVGWKSLKAEEGIYVNNKTPFHSDGRRFEIATSCVPLLAGLRSSLIMLKDEGHETERFCKIKDLSAILWGKLNQIKNIELVLNSPPPSGIVSFNIRGINSPEEVVNYLGQENLWIRVLEDPKWLRACVNITTDLNEINNLVIGLKNFISNQESI from the coding sequence ATGTCACCAATATTGTTCAAAGACAATATGCCTGCTCTACAAAATAAAGACTATTTTAATTATGGAGGTCAAGGTCCACTCCCAACTCAATCATTAAATGCAATAACATCGAGTTGGGAAACAATTCAAAAGTTAGGTCCATTCACAAATAATGTTTGGCCATACATTACTAAAGAAGTCATAGCTACGAAAAATCTTTTAGCAGAGATTTGCGCTATTCATCCTAAAAGAATTGCCTTGACTGAAAATGTCACCTCTGGTTGTGTCTTACCTCTACTAGGACTGCCATTTTCTGATGGTGATAATTTATTACTTAGCGATTGTGAACATCCTGGGATAGTCGCAGCATGTAAAGAATTAGCTCGAAAAAAGAATCTAACAATCGCCATCCTACCAGTATCAAAATTATGCAATGGTAACGACAAGAAAGATGAGACATATAATGAAGTACTCAAATTGATAGATGAATATCTACAAAAAAACACGAAGCTAGTTGTTCTCTCACATCTCCTATGGAATACAGGACAAATCATGCCAATTAAACTTATTTCAAAAAAACTTAAAGAGCATTTAAGCAAACCTTATTTATTAGTTGATGCTGCCCAAAGTTTTTCTCATATCCCAATCAAAGATGCTTGTAACCATGCGGATATCTATGCGTTTACAGGACATAAATGGGCTTACGGGCCTGAGGGACTGGGGGCTGTTGCTCTTTCAACAAGAGTTCTAGAAGAATCAAGTCCAACATTAGTTGGTTGGAAAAGCTTAAAAGCTGAAGAAGGGATATATGTCAATAATAAAACTCCTTTTCATTCTGATGGCAGACGCTTTGAGATAGCGACCTCTTGTGTCCCTCTTTTAGCTGGTCTCAGGAGCTCTCTAATAATGTTAAAAGATGAAGGTCATGAGACTGAGCGCTTTTGTAAGATTAAAGATCTCAGCGCTATCCTGTGGGGAAAACTAAATCAAATCAAAAATATTGAACTTGTTTTAAATAGTCCACCACCTTCAGGAATTGTAAGTTTTAATATTAGAGGAATTAATTCTCCTGAAGAGGTTGTCAACTATCTTGGGCAAGAGAATTTATGGATAAGAGTTCTAGAAGATCCTAAATGGCTACGTGCTTGCGTTAATATCACTACCGATTTAAACGAAATAAATAATCTTGTTATTGGTCTGAAAAATTTCATATCGAATCAAGAGTCTATATAA
- the psbN gene encoding photosystem II reaction center protein PsbN — translation METSTTDPTLLMLIGGIVVLLAGSVAYGVYSTFGSGSKELRDTIDEHAKMHELGIAHGHGGSSEAYEMSGKLQKDQIS, via the coding sequence ATGGAAACCTCAACTACTGATCCAACATTATTGATGCTCATAGGAGGGATAGTTGTTTTACTAGCTGGCTCAGTAGCATATGGAGTTTACTCAACATTCGGTTCAGGCTCAAAAGAGCTCAGGGATACCATTGATGAACATGCGAAAATGCATGAATTAGGTATTGCCCATGGACATGGTGGAAGTTCAGAGGCCTACGAAATGTCTGGGAAACTTCAAAAAGATCAAATTTCGTAA
- a CDS encoding hydantoin utilization protein A has product MLISILTGFTAGAVHVVSGADHMVAMAPSSIKKPIVALNDGLAWGIGHSAGVLILLILGILAKDLINIELMSSYAEVLVGVSLLIVGFLAIKTSLNVNIHMHQHMHGEEKPHKHFHFHSSGNNLHRRHTHAATGLGVLHGFAGASHLVAVIPALALPLFGAVAYLFAYLLGSVFAMGCVVLGISFATSKANKMFYPFLMRSIGALSIATGIFWLQKTSVLTF; this is encoded by the coding sequence ATGTTAATCAGCATCTTAACTGGATTTACTGCTGGGGCAGTGCATGTAGTTAGCGGAGCTGACCATATGGTCGCAATGGCTCCTTCATCTATAAAAAAACCAATAGTAGCTTTAAATGATGGTTTGGCATGGGGAATTGGACACTCAGCAGGTGTCCTAATTCTCTTAATATTAGGAATTTTGGCTAAGGACTTAATAAATATTGAATTAATGTCTTCTTATGCAGAAGTTCTTGTTGGCGTAAGTCTTTTGATTGTGGGGTTTTTAGCTATTAAGACTTCCTTGAATGTAAACATTCACATGCATCAGCATATGCATGGAGAAGAAAAACCTCATAAACATTTTCATTTCCATTCATCTGGAAATAACCTTCATAGAAGGCATACTCATGCTGCAACGGGATTAGGCGTTTTGCATGGTTTTGCTGGTGCTAGTCATTTGGTTGCAGTCATTCCCGCATTGGCATTGCCATTGTTTGGAGCTGTGGCTTATTTATTTGCATATTTACTTGGATCAGTCTTTGCAATGGGATGCGTTGTTTTAGGTATATCTTTTGCAACGAGTAAAGCTAATAAAATGTTTTATCCTTTCTTGATGCGATCAATAGGAGCACTATCAATAGCGACAGGAATATTTTGGCTTCAAAAGACTTCGGTTCTAACTTTTTAA
- a CDS encoding NifU family protein, whose translation MSDETLALTTENVEKVLDELRPFLMADGGNVEIAEIDGPIVKVRLQGACGSCPSSTMTLKMGIERKLREMIPEVSEVIQVL comes from the coding sequence ATGAGCGACGAAACTCTTGCGCTTACGACAGAAAACGTTGAAAAGGTTCTTGATGAATTAAGACCATTTCTAATGGCTGATGGAGGAAATGTAGAGATAGCTGAAATAGATGGACCAATTGTCAAAGTCAGACTGCAGGGAGCTTGCGGAAGTTGCCCGAGTAGCACGATGACTCTAAAAATGGGTATTGAAAGAAAACTAAGAGAAATGATTCCAGAGGTTAGCGAAGTAATACAAGTCTTATAA
- a CDS encoding malate:quinone oxidoreductase, whose amino-acid sequence MFNTSASDSENTYDAILVGAGIMSSTLAVLLHELEPDLRLLVVERLSSAGLESSCAKNNAGTGHAANCELNYTPIQEDGSLSTTKAFEINKSFEQSLEFWASLAEKGKLIPKTFLNKLPHISLVFGDKDIFLLKKRFSELSSHGAFAEMEFTKDHGELKDWIPLIMDGRKQSEEIAATRIQRGTDIDFGNLTRSYINHIQEAKSIEINFSTNVENLQQDSEGDWYVSLEGGAKKHRIVRSKFVFLGAGGGALTLLQKSGIPEGLSYAGFPVSGKWLICEEEKSTKIHNAKVYGNAAVGAPPMSVPHLDTRWIDGKRSLLFGPFAGFSSNFLKYGSKLDLFRSIKTTNLFSMIQAGIDNIDLGKYLFNQLLQTNEDRIKTLKRFLPQVSPNDWKLSIAGQRVQIIKKTSKGGVLKMGTEVVTSSDGSLAALLGASPGASTAVTIMIEVLNRCWQEKMKSSKWQSKLLELFPSIGTDINSNQEALLSIRKRNDFLLKLI is encoded by the coding sequence TTGTTTAATACTAGTGCCTCAGATTCAGAAAATACTTATGACGCAATATTAGTAGGTGCAGGAATTATGAGCTCAACTCTTGCAGTACTTCTGCATGAGCTTGAGCCAGATTTACGATTACTGGTCGTTGAAAGATTATCTTCTGCTGGTTTGGAAAGTAGCTGCGCTAAGAATAATGCTGGAACAGGACATGCTGCTAACTGTGAGCTGAATTACACTCCAATTCAAGAGGATGGATCTCTTAGTACTACCAAAGCTTTTGAAATAAATAAATCCTTTGAGCAAAGCTTAGAGTTTTGGGCATCTTTGGCAGAAAAAGGAAAATTGATTCCAAAAACTTTTTTAAATAAGTTGCCACACATCAGTCTTGTCTTTGGAGATAAAGATATCTTTTTGCTTAAAAAAAGATTCTCTGAACTTAGTTCTCATGGCGCTTTTGCAGAAATGGAATTCACCAAGGATCATGGTGAGTTAAAAGATTGGATTCCGTTGATTATGGATGGTAGGAAACAGAGCGAAGAGATCGCTGCGACAAGAATTCAGAGAGGAACTGATATTGATTTTGGCAATTTAACTCGCTCATATATCAATCATATTCAAGAGGCAAAATCTATTGAGATTAACTTCTCTACTAATGTTGAAAATCTTCAACAAGATAGTGAAGGAGATTGGTATGTATCTTTAGAAGGAGGAGCAAAAAAACATAGAATTGTTAGATCAAAGTTTGTTTTTCTTGGAGCGGGAGGAGGAGCTTTAACTCTTTTGCAAAAATCTGGAATCCCAGAAGGATTGTCATATGCAGGTTTTCCTGTAAGTGGCAAATGGTTGATTTGTGAAGAGGAAAAATCAACAAAAATACATAATGCAAAGGTTTATGGAAATGCAGCAGTTGGAGCACCACCAATGTCTGTCCCACATTTAGACACACGATGGATAGATGGAAAAAGGTCTCTTTTGTTTGGGCCTTTTGCAGGATTTAGTTCAAATTTTTTAAAGTATGGATCAAAATTGGATTTATTCAGATCCATCAAAACAACTAATCTTTTCTCTATGATTCAAGCAGGAATAGACAATATAGATTTAGGAAAATACTTATTTAATCAATTACTACAAACAAATGAGGATAGAATAAAAACTTTAAAAAGATTTCTACCTCAGGTTTCACCTAACGATTGGAAGCTTTCAATAGCAGGACAGCGTGTTCAAATAATTAAAAAAACCTCTAAAGGTGGTGTTTTAAAAATGGGGACAGAGGTTGTTACTTCATCAGATGGATCCTTAGCTGCTTTGCTTGGGGCTTCCCCTGGCGCAAGCACAGCAGTAACAATTATGATTGAAGTTTTAAACCGTTGCTGGCAGGAAAAAATGAAATCAAGTAAATGGCAAAGTAAATTGTTAGAGCTTTTTCCAAGTATTGGGACAGATATTAATTCAAATCAAGAAGCACTTTTGTCAATTCGCAAAAGAAACGATTTCTTACTTAAATTAATTTAA
- the lepA gene encoding translation elongation factor 4, with product MTNVPISRLRNFCIIAHIDHGKSTLADRLLQDTGTVSSRDMQEQFLDNMDLERERGITIKLQAARMNYKADDGEEYVLNLIDTPGHVDFSYEVSRSLQACEGALLVVDASQGVEAQTLANVYLALENDLEIIPVLNKVDLPGADPEKIKNEIESIIGLDTSKAICCSAKTGVGIPQILQAVVDRIPSPKDNTGQATKALIFDSYYDPYRGVIVYFRIMSGGISKKDKVLLMASKKSYELDEIGVMAPDQVKVNSLHAGEVGYLAASIKAVADARVGDTITLQDRPADEALPGYTEAKPMVFCGLFPTDADQYPDLREALDKLQLSDAALKYEPETSSAMGFGFRCGFLGLLHMEIVQERLEREYDLDLIVTAPSVIYKVKMTDGEVLMIDNPATLPDPQKRETIEEPYVRMEIYAPNDYNGTLMGLCQDRRGDFIDMKYITTDRVTLIYEIPLAEVVTDFFDQMKSRTKGYASMEYHLIGYRENDLVRLDVLINSERADPLTTIVHKDNAYGVGKGLVEKLKELIPKQQFKIPLQASIGSRIIASEGISALRKDVLSKCYGGDISRKKKLLKKQAKGKKRMKSMGKVDVPQEAFMAVLKLNNE from the coding sequence ATGACTAATGTTCCCATTTCTCGTCTGAGGAACTTCTGCATAATTGCACATATTGACCATGGTAAATCAACCTTGGCAGATAGGCTTCTTCAGGACACTGGGACTGTCTCTTCTAGGGACATGCAAGAACAATTTTTGGATAATATGGACCTTGAGAGAGAGAGAGGGATAACTATAAAATTACAAGCAGCCCGGATGAATTATAAAGCTGATGATGGAGAGGAATATGTCTTGAATTTGATTGATACTCCTGGTCATGTTGATTTTTCTTATGAGGTGAGTAGATCATTGCAGGCTTGTGAAGGTGCCTTGCTGGTTGTTGATGCTAGTCAAGGAGTTGAAGCCCAAACTTTGGCGAATGTTTATCTTGCTTTGGAAAATGATTTAGAAATTATTCCTGTTCTCAATAAAGTTGATTTACCTGGTGCTGATCCTGAAAAAATAAAAAATGAGATTGAATCAATTATTGGTTTAGATACATCTAAGGCGATTTGCTGTTCTGCTAAAACAGGGGTTGGCATTCCACAAATACTGCAAGCAGTTGTAGATAGAATACCTTCACCTAAAGATAATACTGGTCAAGCTACAAAGGCACTTATCTTTGATTCTTATTACGACCCTTATAGAGGGGTAATTGTATATTTCAGAATCATGAGTGGTGGCATAAGTAAGAAAGACAAAGTCTTACTTATGGCTAGTAAAAAAAGTTATGAGTTAGATGAAATAGGTGTTATGGCTCCTGATCAAGTAAAGGTAAACTCTCTTCATGCAGGTGAGGTTGGATATTTAGCTGCATCAATTAAAGCAGTTGCTGATGCAAGAGTCGGGGATACGATCACGTTGCAGGATAGACCTGCTGATGAAGCTTTACCAGGTTATACCGAAGCTAAGCCAATGGTTTTTTGTGGGTTGTTCCCCACGGATGCAGACCAATACCCAGATCTAAGGGAGGCTTTAGATAAATTACAGCTATCCGATGCTGCATTGAAATATGAACCTGAAACAAGTAGTGCAATGGGATTTGGCTTTCGTTGTGGATTCTTGGGTTTATTGCATATGGAAATTGTTCAAGAGCGTTTAGAGCGTGAATATGATTTGGATTTAATTGTTACTGCACCCTCAGTTATTTATAAAGTAAAAATGACTGATGGAGAAGTTTTGATGATCGATAATCCAGCTACACTTCCAGACCCTCAAAAACGTGAAACCATAGAAGAACCTTACGTCAGAATGGAAATTTATGCTCCTAATGATTACAACGGAACTTTGATGGGACTTTGTCAGGACAGAAGAGGAGATTTTATTGATATGAAGTACATAACAACTGACCGAGTTACTCTTATTTATGAAATACCCCTAGCAGAAGTAGTCACCGACTTCTTTGATCAGATGAAAAGCAGAACTAAGGGATATGCTTCGATGGAATATCACTTAATTGGTTATCGAGAAAATGATTTAGTTAGATTAGACGTTTTAATTAATTCAGAGCGAGCAGACCCTTTAACGACAATTGTTCATAAAGATAATGCTTATGGTGTAGGGAAAGGACTTGTTGAGAAATTAAAAGAACTTATTCCAAAACAGCAATTTAAGATTCCTTTACAGGCTTCAATTGGGAGTCGAATTATTGCAAGTGAAGGTATTAGTGCTTTACGAAAAGATGTTTTGTCCAAATGCTATGGGGGTGATATCTCTAGAAAAAAGAAATTGTTGAAAAAACAGGCAAAAGGGAAAAAAAGAATGAAGTCTATGGGGAAAGTAGATGTTCCCCAAGAGGCTTTTATGGCAGTCTTGAAATTAAATAATGAATAA
- a CDS encoding ABC transporter permease: protein MILFVYIGISIFMPLLISLKIVPNGELGLGNPIFSAPSIDHWCGTDRLGRDVCIRTLAASGVALQVVFVAVSLAVLIGILLGLLSGYIGGLLDRILVLFMDTLYTIPVLLLSVVMAFLLGRGILNASIALCVVYIPQYFRLVRNQTSQVKSELYIEAAISLGASPLWVIRKYLLKNVLTSIPVVLTLNAADAVLVLGGLGFLGLGLPENIPEWGSDLNMALVALPTGIWWTAIYPGMAMFVLVLGLSFIGEGLEKFISENSLHN, encoded by the coding sequence ATGATTTTGTTTGTATATATAGGTATCTCTATTTTTATGCCACTATTAATATCTTTAAAGATTGTACCTAATGGTGAACTTGGGTTAGGGAACCCGATTTTTTCAGCTCCATCCATAGATCACTGGTGTGGAACAGATCGACTAGGAAGAGATGTTTGTATTAGAACTTTGGCTGCGAGTGGGGTTGCATTACAGGTCGTTTTCGTTGCGGTATCTCTTGCTGTTCTGATAGGTATACTTTTAGGACTTTTAAGTGGCTACATTGGCGGGCTTTTGGATAGGATTTTAGTCCTTTTCATGGATACTCTTTATACCATCCCTGTGCTCCTCCTTTCTGTGGTGATGGCATTTTTATTGGGTAGAGGTATTTTAAATGCCTCAATAGCATTATGTGTTGTTTATATTCCTCAATACTTCCGACTCGTTAGAAACCAAACTTCACAGGTTAAATCAGAACTTTATATTGAGGCAGCCATATCATTGGGAGCATCCCCACTTTGGGTGATAAGAAAGTATCTTCTTAAAAATGTTCTTACTTCTATTCCTGTGGTCTTAACACTTAATGCTGCCGATGCTGTATTGGTTCTTGGAGGATTGGGATTCCTTGGATTAGGTCTCCCAGAGAATATTCCAGAATGGGGAAGCGATTTAAATATGGCATTAGTTGCATTGCCAACTGGTATCTGGTGGACAGCGATTTATCCTGGTATGGCTATGTTCGTTTTAGTGTTAGGTTTATCTTTTATTGGAGAAGGTTTAGAGAAATTTATAAGTGAAAATAGTTTGCATAATTAA
- the trmH gene encoding tRNA (guanosine(18)-2'-O)-methyltransferase TrmH, with protein MPVLPRRFERLKSVLNKRISNLTVLIENVEKPHNLSAIIRSCDAVGVLEANAIFNKEKFLTFNSTAQGSQKWVKINQYKETTEAVKVLKDKGFKLFGTNLNPKSIDYRKCDFKGPTAFVLGAEKWGISEEAASLVDEHIHIPMRGMVESLNVSVAASALLFEAIRQRQVANIIPESGEGMSQETYKEKIFEWAYPEVSQWCKNEGRKYPELNEKGEIIDDLPRTEKMRY; from the coding sequence ATGCCTGTCTTACCTAGACGTTTTGAGCGACTAAAATCAGTCCTAAACAAAAGAATTTCAAATCTCACTGTCTTAATTGAGAATGTTGAAAAGCCTCATAATCTCTCAGCCATAATAAGAAGTTGTGATGCTGTTGGTGTTCTTGAAGCTAATGCAATATTCAACAAAGAGAAATTTCTAACGTTTAATAGCACCGCTCAAGGAAGCCAAAAATGGGTCAAAATAAACCAATATAAGGAAACCACCGAGGCAGTCAAAGTTCTTAAAGATAAAGGGTTTAAATTATTCGGAACGAACTTGAATCCCAAATCAATTGACTACAGAAAATGTGATTTCAAGGGGCCAACAGCATTTGTACTAGGTGCCGAAAAATGGGGTATTAGCGAAGAAGCAGCCAGCCTAGTGGATGAGCACATTCATATTCCAATGAGAGGCATGGTCGAGTCATTGAATGTATCAGTCGCAGCATCCGCACTATTATTTGAAGCAATAAGACAACGACAAGTAGCCAATATAATTCCTGAATCTGGAGAAGGTATGAGCCAAGAAACATATAAAGAAAAGATCTTCGAGTGGGCTTACCCCGAGGTTTCTCAATGGTGCAAGAATGAAGGAAGAAAATATCCAGAACTTAATGAAAAAGGTGAAATTATAGATGATCTCCCAAGAACAGAAAAAATGAGATATTAA
- a CDS encoding porin encodes MKLFQRLLVAPAALGLMAPVAANADSAFTSTTTLSGTAVFTVGSVADGGTDDKSEELYMQYAYGLDINTSFTGEDLFTAGIITGNASGPLASMDSAETGTGALTVSSLYYAFPVGDLSVTAGPLVDQDDVVAATTSAYSDAFRLGSMPYSLAGSETGPGIGVAYSNDNGVVASASFVSVGGADSTVGIGGDNGDDVTTVTLGYNGDGFGGGLVIASNDGEAGTTGYDTFGGGIYYSPESIPATISVAYDTKDPEGTAKDETDFFVGVDYEVGPGTLSAAYNSTDVDGSDTFDRTGFEVSYTYAVNDSVTITPGFFTVEDTGAGDDDSGVVVETVFSF; translated from the coding sequence ATGAAGCTTTTTCAACGTTTATTAGTAGCTCCTGCAGCTCTAGGCCTTATGGCTCCAGTTGCAGCTAATGCTGATTCTGCATTTACATCAACTACTACTCTTTCTGGTACTGCTGTTTTCACTGTTGGTTCTGTTGCCGACGGCGGAACAGATGACAAGTCAGAAGAGCTTTATATGCAATATGCATATGGCCTTGACATCAATACTAGCTTCACTGGCGAAGACCTATTTACAGCTGGAATCATTACTGGTAATGCAAGTGGTCCTTTAGCAAGCATGGATAGTGCTGAAACAGGAACAGGTGCTCTAACAGTTTCATCTCTTTACTACGCATTCCCTGTAGGCGATCTTTCAGTAACAGCTGGTCCTTTGGTTGACCAAGATGATGTTGTTGCAGCAACAACTTCTGCTTACTCAGATGCTTTCAGACTAGGCAGCATGCCTTACTCTTTGGCTGGTAGCGAAACTGGTCCTGGAATTGGTGTTGCTTACTCTAATGACAACGGCGTAGTTGCTTCTGCTAGCTTCGTTTCTGTTGGTGGTGCTGATTCAACAGTAGGAATCGGTGGTGACAATGGTGATGACGTAACAACTGTAACCCTTGGCTACAACGGTGACGGATTTGGTGGTGGTCTTGTAATCGCTTCCAACGACGGTGAAGCTGGAACAACTGGTTACGACACATTTGGTGGCGGTATCTATTACAGCCCTGAGTCCATCCCAGCAACTATCAGCGTTGCTTACGACACAAAGGATCCAGAAGGAACAGCTAAAGACGAAACTGACTTTTTCGTTGGTGTCGACTATGAAGTAGGTCCTGGAACATTAAGTGCTGCTTACAATTCAACTGATGTTGATGGAAGCGATACTTTTGATAGAACAGGATTTGAAGTTTCTTACACCTATGCAGTGAACGACAGCGTTACAATCACTCCTGGTTTCTTCACAGTAGAAGATACAGGTGCTGGTGATGACGACTCTGGTGTTGTTGTTGAAACAGTGTTTAGCTTCTAA
- a CDS encoding 16S rRNA (cytosine(967)-C(5))-methyltransferase has product MKGLEARKAALEVIQAAGGGAFADVALERVFNLYSFKPIDKALITELSYGAIRQRYFLDHWIDFLGKVPAKKQPPLLRWLLHLGLYQILKMERIPPAAAINTTVELTKNLSLSKLAPVVNGILRSALRSKEKNLQPPKSKKPSLELAKNESIPVWFAEELIAWRGFKDANKIAQAFNSVSPIDIRVNKLRAERKDVKEIFDSFGIKTQLIPGCPYGLEVPAGGGEPKKWPGYEEGKWSVQDRSSQLIAPSLGALPGEKILDACAAPGGKSTHIAELINNEGKIWSVDRSSRRSQKILANSERLGTKCLQLLVADSNELLLKHPEWEGFFDRILIDAPCSGLGTLARHPDARWRMNQDNIQELVSVQSQLLNALAPLLKRGGTLVYSTCTIHPDENFNQIKKFLQLKAEFILVYEKQIWPGEKANGDGFYIAVLNKFKNK; this is encoded by the coding sequence ATGAAAGGCTTAGAGGCAAGAAAAGCTGCTTTGGAGGTTATTCAAGCTGCTGGTGGAGGAGCCTTTGCTGATGTGGCTTTGGAGAGGGTCTTTAATCTTTATTCATTTAAGCCGATAGATAAAGCCTTGATAACAGAGCTTTCTTATGGCGCAATTCGTCAAAGATATTTTTTGGATCACTGGATAGATTTTTTAGGAAAAGTACCAGCCAAAAAACAACCTCCGCTATTGAGATGGTTATTGCATCTTGGGCTTTATCAAATTTTAAAAATGGAGCGAATACCTCCAGCTGCTGCGATTAACACAACTGTTGAACTTACAAAAAATCTTAGTTTGTCAAAGCTAGCTCCTGTGGTAAATGGTATTTTGCGATCGGCTCTTCGTAGTAAGGAGAAAAATCTCCAACCACCTAAATCAAAGAAGCCGAGTTTAGAATTAGCTAAAAATGAGTCAATACCTGTTTGGTTCGCAGAGGAATTGATTGCTTGGAGGGGATTTAAAGATGCTAATAAGATTGCGCAAGCATTCAACAGTGTTAGCCCCATTGATATAAGAGTGAATAAATTACGTGCAGAGAGAAAAGATGTAAAAGAAATTTTTGATTCTTTCGGTATTAAAACCCAATTGATCCCAGGGTGCCCTTATGGATTGGAAGTCCCTGCTGGTGGGGGTGAGCCTAAAAAATGGCCGGGTTATGAAGAAGGAAAATGGAGTGTTCAAGATAGATCATCACAGCTAATCGCTCCATCATTAGGGGCTTTGCCTGGAGAAAAAATTCTTGATGCTTGTGCCGCACCAGGTGGTAAATCAACACACATCGCTGAATTAATTAATAATGAGGGAAAGATTTGGTCTGTTGATAGATCATCACGAAGATCTCAAAAAATATTAGCTAACTCAGAGAGACTAGGGACTAAATGTTTGCAACTATTGGTTGCTGATTCTAATGAATTATTACTAAAACATCCTGAATGGGAAGGTTTTTTTGATCGTATACTTATTGATGCTCCCTGCTCTGGACTGGGTACTCTCGCTCGCCACCCTGATGCAAGATGGAGAATGAATCAAGATAATATACAGGAGCTTGTTTCTGTTCAAAGTCAGTTACTTAACGCCTTGGCGCCTTTATTGAAAAGAGGAGGCACATTGGTCTATTCCACTTGTACTATTCACCCTGATGAAAATTTTAATCAGATAAAAAAGTTTCTTCAATTAAAGGCTGAATTTATATTGGTTTATGAAAAACAAATATGGCCTGGAGAAAAAGCTAATGGGGATGGTTTTTATATTGCAGTTTTAAATAAATTTAAAAATAAATAA
- the chlG gene encoding chlorophyll synthase ChlG yields the protein MSDARQLLGIKGGSETKNIWKLRLQLMKPITWIPLLWGVICGAAASGNYHWELSNVFASISCMFMSGPLLTGYTQTINDYFDREIDAINEPNRPIPSGAISLFQVKCQIWVLLIAGLGVAYLLDIWAHHTIPSVLLLALGGSFVSFIYSAPPLKLKQNGWLGNYALGASYIALPWWAGQALFGHLTWTTSLLTLAYSLSGLGIAVINDFKSVEGDRSLGLESLPVVFGIKNASRISAGMIDIFQLAMVIVLIAIGQHLASVILVLLIIPQITFQDIWLLRDPLSFDVKYQASAQPFLILGMLVTAIAIGHSPLISL from the coding sequence GTGAGTGATGCTAGGCAACTCCTTGGAATAAAAGGAGGTTCTGAAACAAAAAACATTTGGAAGCTTCGTTTGCAATTAATGAAGCCCATTACATGGATTCCTTTATTGTGGGGAGTAATTTGTGGAGCAGCTGCTAGTGGGAATTACCACTGGGAATTAAGCAACGTTTTTGCTTCAATAAGTTGCATGTTTATGAGCGGGCCGCTCTTAACTGGATACACCCAAACAATAAATGATTACTTTGATAGGGAAATAGACGCAATAAATGAACCCAATAGGCCAATACCCTCTGGGGCTATTTCCCTTTTTCAAGTTAAATGTCAAATCTGGGTTCTATTAATAGCTGGTCTGGGAGTTGCCTATTTATTAGATATATGGGCACATCACACCATCCCTTCAGTCCTTCTGCTTGCATTGGGAGGTTCATTTGTAAGCTTTATTTACTCAGCGCCACCTTTAAAACTTAAACAAAATGGTTGGCTCGGAAATTATGCACTTGGTGCAAGCTACATAGCTCTTCCATGGTGGGCTGGACAAGCTCTGTTTGGACATTTAACTTGGACAACCTCACTGCTTACTCTTGCCTACAGTTTGTCAGGCTTGGGCATTGCAGTGATTAACGATTTTAAAAGTGTGGAAGGGGATAGAAGCCTTGGACTTGAATCACTCCCTGTCGTATTTGGTATAAAGAATGCAAGTCGCATTAGCGCAGGAATGATAGATATCTTTCAACTAGCAATGGTAATAGTTTTGATAGCGATAGGACAACATCTTGCATCTGTCATCCTGGTTTTACTCATAATCCCTCAAATAACCTTCCAAGACATATGGCTATTACGTGATCCGTTGAGTTTTGATGTTAAATACCAAGCCAGCGCACAACCATTTCTAATTTTAGGAATGCTTGTAACGGCTATCGCCATAGGTCATAGTCCACTGATTAGTTTGTAA